TCATGGATTCACTATAAGTACAGAAGCTTGTATCGAATATTATAAAAATGGCCAAAAATACCCGGAAGGGTTAGAAGGCCAGATAAAAGAACATTTAATAAGGTTGGAGAAAGTATCTAAAAAGAAATTGGGAGATCCAAAAAACCCATTATTAGTTTCCGTCCGATCCGGTGCTGCAATTTCCATGCCCGGTATGATGGATACAGTTTTAAATCTAGGGTTAAATGATATTACTATTCAGGGAGTTATCCAGAACACACAAAATGAACGTTTTGCTTATGATAGTTATCGACGTTTTATTCAGATGTTTGGAAATGTAGTTTTGGGTATTGAACATGATAAATTTGAACATATTTTAGAAGAGATAAAAGAAAAATATCAAGTGAGATTAGATACAGAAATTGACTGTAAAGGGCTGAAAGAATTAGTAGAAGGATATAAAAAACTCGTCAAAAAAGAAACCGGAAAAGATTTTCCTCAAAATCCGGAGTTACAATTACAAACTGCTATAGACGCTGTATTCAATTCCTGGAATACTAAAAGGGCAGTAACTTACCGGAGGATTAATAAAATTTCCGATGATTTGGGAACAGCAGTAAATATTCAAGAGATGGTTTTTGGCAATATGGGAGAAGATTCAGGAACAGGGGTTGGATTTACCAGAAATCCTTCCACCGGAGAAAAGGAATATTACGGCGAATATCTTTTAAACGCTCAAGGAGAAGATGTAGTTGCAGGAATAAGAACACCTTTGTCATTGTCTAATCTTAAGAATGATTTATCAAAAGTATATGAAGAACTGATTGAAATTGTTTCGATTTTAGAAAAACATTATAGAGATGTTCAAGATTTTGAATTTACCATAGAAAGGGGAAAACTCTACTTACTACAGACCAGAACCGGTAAAAGAACCGCCCAAGCAGCGCTTAAAATTGCGGTTGATATGGTAGAAGAAGGAATAATTACCAAAGAGGAGGCAATCCTGCGGGTAGAGCCCAATCAATTAAATCAACTATTACATAAAAGAATAGACCCAAACGCTAAAACTAAGGTAATAGCTAAGGGATTGCCTGCTTCTCCGGGAGCTGCTTATGGTAAAGTTATCTTTACTGCGGATGAAGCAGAAGAATTAGGAAAAAAAGGAGAAAAGATAATATTAGTCAGAACAGAAACCACACCTGATGATATACATGGGATGGTAGAAGCACAGGGTGTCCTTACCAGTAGAGGAGGTATGACCAGTCATGCGGCTGTGGTAGCGAGAGGAATGGGCAAAGCTTGTGTAGCCGGTTGTAGTGTTTTAAATATTAGTATAAAAAAAGAGATTATTTACGTTGATGATTTAATTATAAAGAAAGATGAATTTATCACTATAGATGGAGGGACTGGTGAAGTATTTCTTGGAAAAGTGCCTACTATCGAACCGAAAATGAGTAAAGAATTTGAAACTCTGTTATCCTGGGCCGATAAAATAAAACGTTTGGGTGTATACGCTAATGCCGATACACCGGAAGATGCGAAAAAGGCAAGAGAATTAGGGGCAAAAGGTATAGGACTTACCAGAACAGAGCATATGTTTATGCAGCAAGATAGATTACCTATTGTTCAAAAAATGATTATGGCCGATAGCATAAAAAGTAGAGCAGAGGCCTTGGAAAAATTACTGCCGGTACAGAAGGGAGATTTCTTGGGTATTTTAAAAGCTATGGAAGGATTGCCCGTGATTATCAGGCTTCTTGATCCTCCACTTCATGAATTTTTACCTAATCTAGAAGATACTTTAATAGAAGTTACCACTTTAAAATTAAAAAATAGAGATTCAGCGGAACTTGCCGAGAAGGAAAAGCTATTAGAAATAATTAAATCTTTGCATGAAATGAATCCTATGTTGGGGCTTAGAGGATGTAGATTAGGTTTATTATACCCGGAAATATATGATATGCAGGTAGAAGCCATCATTGAAGCTGCTATTGAATTAACCAAGAAGGGCATAGAAGTGAAGCCTGAGATAATGATTCCTCTGGTCAGTCATATAAACGAGTTTTCACCGATATGTAAGAGAACCAGAAAAATTGCCGACGAAAAGATAAAATCTGCCGGGGTAGAATTAGATTATAAAGTAGGCACCATGATTGAATTACCGAGAGCGGCACTGACTGCCGACATGATTGCTAAAGAAGCTGAATTCTTTTCTTATGGTACTAATGATTTAACTCAAACTACTTTTGGAATAAGCCGGGATGACGCCGAAGGAAAATTCTTGTTAAAATATGTTACCGATAAAATTTTAGAAAATAATCCTTTTGAAGTATTGGATCGCGAAGGAGTAGGAAAATTAGTTGAGCTGGGTACCAAGTTAGGAAGAAAAACTCGTCCTGATTTGGAAGTAGGAATTTGCGGAGAGCATGGCGGAGAACCGCAATCAGTTGAATTTTG
The sequence above is a segment of the Candidatus Atribacteria bacterium genome. Coding sequences within it:
- a CDS encoding pyruvate, phosphate dikinase yields the protein MKKYVYFFDEGKGDMKSILGGKGAGLAEMTRIGVPVPHGFTISTEACIEYYKNGQKYPEGLEGQIKEHLIRLEKVSKKKLGDPKNPLLVSVRSGAAISMPGMMDTVLNLGLNDITIQGVIQNTQNERFAYDSYRRFIQMFGNVVLGIEHDKFEHILEEIKEKYQVRLDTEIDCKGLKELVEGYKKLVKKETGKDFPQNPELQLQTAIDAVFNSWNTKRAVTYRRINKISDDLGTAVNIQEMVFGNMGEDSGTGVGFTRNPSTGEKEYYGEYLLNAQGEDVVAGIRTPLSLSNLKNDLSKVYEELIEIVSILEKHYRDVQDFEFTIERGKLYLLQTRTGKRTAQAALKIAVDMVEEGIITKEEAILRVEPNQLNQLLHKRIDPNAKTKVIAKGLPASPGAAYGKVIFTADEAEELGKKGEKIILVRTETTPDDIHGMVEAQGVLTSRGGMTSHAAVVARGMGKACVAGCSVLNISIKKEIIYVDDLIIKKDEFITIDGGTGEVFLGKVPTIEPKMSKEFETLLSWADKIKRLGVYANADTPEDAKKARELGAKGIGLTRTEHMFMQQDRLPIVQKMIMADSIKSRAEALEKLLPVQKGDFLGILKAMEGLPVIIRLLDPPLHEFLPNLEDTLIEVTTLKLKNRDSAELAEKEKLLEIIKSLHEMNPMLGLRGCRLGLLYPEIYDMQVEAIIEAAIELTKKGIEVKPEIMIPLVSHINEFSPICKRTRKIADEKIKSAGVELDYKVGTMIELPRAALTADMIAKEAEFFSYGTNDLTQTTFGISRDDAEGKFLLKYVTDKILENNPFEVLDREGVGKLVELGTKLGRKTRPDLEVGICGEHGGEPQSVEFCHSVGLNYVSCSPFRVPIARLAAAQAVIKEKNKK